In Lagenorhynchus albirostris chromosome 1, mLagAlb1.1, whole genome shotgun sequence, the sequence cccaaaagaactgaaagcagggactcgaacagatatttgtacacccatgttcagagcagcattattcataatagccaaaaggtggaaacacccATTAATGGATGAATTGACACACAAAATATATCTAGGTAGATCACAACAgagtattatttagccttaaaaagggaagaaaattctgacacatgctacaacatggatgaaccatgcAGACGTTAGGCTCAGTGACATAAGCCGGTCACaacaggacaaatactgcatgactcCACTTAAATGAGATACCTAGagttgtcaaattcatagagacaaagtagaatagtggttgccgcGGGCtggagaggggatggggagatAGACAGTGTTTCATGagttcagagtttcagtttgggatgatgaagacattttggagatggatggtggtgatggcggcACAACAATGAGAATGTACTTAATATCACTTCAGTGTATactttaaaacagttaaaatggtaacttttatgttatgtataggttcacatacacacacataaaagacCCATGTGACGGGCTGCTTAGAAAGAGCTCACTTGAAGTATGAGTGATGTGGAACTCACCTGAGTTTGAGAAGAAGTGGGGGAAGAGATGGGGACCCCAGTGGATGGGCCTAGTGAAAAATTAGCAAGTAGCCTGGAAATGGGGGTACTCTTCCACTGACTACCAATCATCCTAAGAAGTTATTATAGGGAAGGTAGTAGACACCTCTCTCCAAGTAGCACTTGAGTAGCGTTTCTCAGAGGAAGCCAGTGGGGctgtttgttttcctccttttatttctcATGCCTCCCTGGCTCAGGTAAGGAATATGAAATAAAGTAATGAACATGGAATAGGGTTAGGAGTATGATGAGTAACTAAAAGAGAAAGGTACAGGCAGGTTTGAAATCCCCTCCGGCCTGGTCACTCCAGAGACTTGGGGCGGGCAAGTCTGTGGGCCTCCTCCCTCACTTGTGTCTCCTTTGCCTCCCTAACAGCCAGCCCCAGTCAGCGCCATGGCTTCCGCCGAGCCCCTGACGGCGCTGTCCCGCTGGTACCTGTACGCCATCCATGGCTACTTCTGCGAGGTGATGTTCACGGCGGCCTGGGAATTCGTAGTGAACTTTAACTGGAAGTTCCCGGGGGTCACGAGCGTGTGGGCGCTCTTCATCTACGGCACGTCCATCCTCATCGTGGAGCGCATGTACCTGCGCCTGCGCGGCCGCTGCCCGCTGCTGGTGCGCTGCCTCATCTACACGCTCTGGACCTACCTGTGGGAGTTCACCACCGGCTTCATCCTGCGCCAGTTCAACGCCTGCCCCTGGGACTACTCCCAGTTCGACTTTGACTTCATGGGCCTCATCACCCTGGAGTACGCCGTGCCCTGGTTCTGCGGGGCCCTCATCATGGAGCAGTTCATCATCCGCAACACCCTCCGCCTCCGCTTTGACAAGAACGCCGAGCCCGGGGAGCCCAGCGGCCCCCTGGCCCTGGCCAACGGCCACGTCAAGACTGactgagctgggggaggggggtgggctgggaggcTCTCATGGATCCTGTGGACAAGGGTACCAAGCTGGTAGGGTTGCCCCCTCTGTACAGCACAAGCCCTGCCCCGTAGGGCACTCGGAGCCCCCgtgccccaccccccgccaccgtGGGCGGGCGTTGGGGGCGTGGTCAGGCATTGGGGGCGGGGTGTGGAGGCGGCAGGGGCACTTCGGATAGGGTCTGTGGATCTCAGCCCAGCTCAGGGGCGGGAGGCCTGTGGCTACACAGGGACGGGACTGCGTGGGTGACTTTGGAAGCAGCAGGCCCTGTCCTGACTAAGGGACACAGAGTGGAGCAGAAGGTGGGAGGCAAAGCCTGAGGAGGCTTTGGGCTGCTGCGGGGGCCACCTGCCTCCCTCTCACCTGGTTTAGTTGGGCTTCAGCTGGTTCCATTAGGCAATATTCAGGTGCTTGCTTGCAACCAATACCTCCCCCAGGGGCCTGCTGAGCTGCAGCCTAAGAAGAGACTGGGCAGCCAGGAGGCTGCTGGGCAGGAGTGCTGGTCTGCAAGGGCTGGGAGGTCTTCCCTtggctcctttcccctcccccagggtccCAAGCTGATCCCTTGGCCTTCGGGGGCTCCCCCCCTGGTGCTGGATTCCCACCAACCTTGGGCTTTTGGAGGTTTCAATCCCTGTGTGTTCGGCagcatttcccccttttctcttattttcaaagCCTTTACCACTAGCAGCCCCTTTATCCATGTAAGCACCCCACCTGCCCCACCCACAACTCCCTAGGCAACACAGCAGCTGCCAGAGATAGAGCCCTGAGCagacccctcccaccctcttGCAGCCTTCCCTCCACTATTGTCGATGGCCCGATTCCTGAGAAGTCCCCCCTTATGCCTCCCcacttgccccggtctgggggatTGTGGCAGGGCCCCTGGTGCTCACCTCCTTGCAGTGGCTAAAAATGAATGATACCCCCAACGCAGAGTCAGGCCATCATGAGCCCCATGGATCCACAGTGGGGACCTAGAGACAAATCAGTGTGAAGGGGGGAAGTTGGGCAGTAAAGGTACCTGACTGGTTTATTTTCAAACCAGCCGGGGCAGTCTAGCTTTCTAGGTGGTGGAGGAGCCGGtatgcagtggtggagagtcatGGAGactgagggagggagaaagagcctTTCAGCTTTGGGAGGGTCTTCGAAGCATCCTTAGTGGGAATGGGTCAGTACTGGTTCTGCCATAGCCCCAGCCCTGCAGCAAAACCTCCTCAGGGCTACCCCGTCCTCAGCCCTCCCAGAAAGGCTGACCCACTGAGCTTGCTCCTTAAACAGTATTAACCCTGCCGTGCTCATGGGCATTGTCATCTCGGTTGCCCCGCCTTCCTCAGTGACAGGTCCATTGCTGGCAGTAGACAGGTGAAATCCTAACTCCAGCCCACTTccagctctgccccctccctgaGTGGAGGGGTCCATCAGAACACAGCCTTTCCCACGGTACATGGTCTCTTCTTGACCACACTATGACTCTTAGGTAGAAATCAGCCTTTCCCTTTTTATAGAACATTAAAAGTGATAATACCACCTGTGGAGAGAATCTCCTCTTCTTGCTGTACTGCTCCACCTAGACTGTGCAGACAGCACCAGCTAGGGCACAGGCCAGGGTGGggatgcggggggggggggtgggcaggggtggtgTCCTGGATTGGGAGAAAGGCTGGGAGACTCTGCCTTTGGCAGGGTTGTGTTCTGCAGTGACCCTGTCCAGGACAGTTTGAAGGGCGATCCCCAGCCTCTACGTCCTGGGCAGGCTCCTCCAGTCTAGGCACAACCTACATTCTGCAGGGGTTAACCCTACCTTTGATTTTACTATGGCCCCAATTCCAGGGCTTTGGGGCTTCTAGGGGTTCAGCCTTCCAGTGGGGGTCAATTGCTTTCCATCTACAGGTGGAGGGGATTCCAGAGGAAGAATAGTGTCTGGTTCCCGGTTCTGTCAGTAATTGTTTCCTCGGTCTTTTCCCCTTGATCCACATTATCTCGGTCTCCTGGACCCCACTACCCCTCTAAGCCCCTTGGACCACACTACTCACCTTTGCTCTCCCCTCCACGACAGAATTTGGTGGTCAGCTTGTTGATGTCTCCCAGCCCAAGGCCTCCATGATTCTCTGCCAGGGCAAGCCCTTGGGTGGCCCACTGGGTCTGGCCGCTCCAGAGGTTGCCCTGTCTGTTCCCTGGCACTATCTCTCGGGGCCCTACAAAAACTCCCAAGTGCGAGAGGTCCCCGAGTAAACCTGCCTGCCTGGCAACGTGCAGAGCACTGTACTTCTGCTTCATCCAGGTGC encodes:
- the TMEM229B gene encoding transmembrane protein 229B isoform X2 translates to MLAHTVENGTEAQPGTGTKVNPGHSWTVILMSGRSRALKGVITPVSAMASAEPLTALSRWYLYAIHGYFCEVMFTAAWEFVVNFNWKFPGVTSVWALFIYGTSILIVERMYLRLRGRCPLLVRCLIYTLWTYLWEFTTGFILRQFNACPWDYSQFDFDFMGLITLEYAVPWFCGALIMEQFIIRNTLRLRFDKNAEPGEPSGPLALANGHVKTD
- the TMEM229B gene encoding transmembrane protein 229B isoform X1 — protein: MASAEPLTALSRWYLYAIHGYFCEVMFTAAWEFVVNFNWKFPGVTSVWALFIYGTSILIVERMYLRLRGRCPLLVRCLIYTLWTYLWEFTTGFILRQFNACPWDYSQFDFDFMGLITLEYAVPWFCGALIMEQFIIRNTLRLRFDKNAEPGEPSGPLALANGHVKTD